The following nucleotide sequence is from Salinigranum halophilum.
GGGCTACCCCGGCGGTCTGTCCTCGTATCAGCGCGGCCCGGAGGCGGTCGACGATGGCTGACGGGAGACAGCCGTCACCCCGCGCCGACGTCTGTGTGGTCGGCTCGGGTCCGGCCGGGGCGCTCGTCGCGTGTCGACTCGCGGAAGCGGGCCACGACGTCGTCGTCCTGGAGGCCGGCCCGCGGTTCGACGGCGACCGGGAAAACCGGATGGAGACGCATCTCCGCCCCGACATGGCCAACCCGTGGGAGGTGGGCGGTCCCCGGGACGCCTACGCCGCTTCGGGACCCAGACACTACCCGCTCAACGCCGCGCGGGTCAAGGGCGTCGGTGGGTCGACGCTCCACTGGCACGGCATGGTGATGCGCCTCCACGAGCGCGACTTCGAGATGCGCTCGCGGTACGGCGTCGGCACCGACTGGCCCCTCTCGTACGCCGACCTTCGCCCGCACTACCGCGAGGCAGAACGCGAGATGGGCGTCGCGGGCGCACTCGACAACCCCTACGCCCCACCGCGAGCGGAACCGTTTCCGCTCCCGGCGTTCCCCCCCTCGTACTCGGACTCGCTGTTCGCCCCGGCGTGTGAGCGCCTCGGTATCGACATGCACTCGGTGCCGAACGCGCGTAACTCCGAGCCCTACGACGGACGGAGCTCCTGCGTCGGCTACGGCACCTGCAAACCCGTCTGCCCCTCCGGAGCGAAGTACACCGCCGAGACCCACGTCGCCCGCGCCGTCGACGCGGGCGCGAGAATCATCGACCGCGCGCCCGTCCAGCGACTCGTCCACGACGACACGGGTGAGACCGTCGACGCCGCGGTGTACGCGACGCCCGACGGGACCGAGTACGAACAGACGGCCCGGCGGTTCGTGGTCGCCGCCGGTGGCGTCGAGACGCCGCGACTCCTGCTCCTCTCGCGCTCGGAGACGTACCCCGACGGCCTCGCGAACTCCTCTGGAGCCGTGGGTCGGTACTTCATGGACCACCTCTTCGCGGGCATGGGAGGCCGACTCGACGTCGACACCCGTCAGCACCACGTCGGCTTCAACACCAGCGAGTCACACCAGTTCTACGACGACACGGAGCCAGTGAACGGTCTCAAACTGGAGTTTCTCAACTACGCCGGCCCGACCGTCGCGGGCGCGGCCCTCTCCTCGGGGACGTGGGGCGACGAGTTGCGCGACGAACTCGACGAGGTGTACGGGACGCAGATCGGGATGGGCGCGCTCGTCGAGCAGTTCCCGCGACGAGAGAACCGGGTGACGCTCGACGCGAGCGTGCGAGACGACCACGGCAACCCCGTCCCCGACGTGCAGTGGTCGCTCGACGGGGCGACGAAGGCGGCGCTGACGCGGGCGAACGAACTCCAGGCGCGGGTCCTCGCGGAACTCGGTGTCGAGGTCGAGTGGCGTGTCGGCCCCGAGAACACCGGGCCGGCGTTCCACCACATGGGGACGACCCGGATGGGGACCGACCCCGACGAGAGCGTCGTCGACGCCTCGCTTCGTACACACGACCTCTCGAACCTCTGGCTCGTCGGGTCGAGCGTGTTCCCGACGGGCGGGGCGATGAACCCGACGCTCACCATCGCGGCACTGGCGCTCCGTGCCAGCGAGGCGCTCGCCGAGGGGTTGTAGTCGCCTACCGGTCGACCTCGATGGATTCGACCGGCTCTCGCTCTTCGGTGTCGGCGAGCGTCGCGCCGACGAGTGACTTCATGCCCCGGCGGAGTCGCTCGGAGGCGGCCTGACTCGAGACGTCGAGGTCGTCCGCGACGTCCTGGAGCGAGGCGGCACGCGGGATGGTGAAGTAGCCGGTCTTCAGCGCGGTGAGGAGCGTCTCGTGCTGGGCCGTCGTGAGGCCGAACCGGTGTTCCGGCGCCTGCTGGTCGCGGTCGTAGACCGCGCGGATGTGTATGTCGAAATCGACCGCCCAGCAGCGCTCGCGGAACGCGGCGATGGCCTCCCGGCTCGGAAAGCGCAGCCGGACGAACCAGCCCTGGCCGTCGTTCTCGGCGTGGAGGACGGCACCGTCGAGGTCGACCAGCGCCCGGTAGGCTTCGACCTCGGGCACCTCCGCGGCGTACTGGATGCGGTAGAGTCGGGCGTCGCTCTCCTCGGCGAGGTGTTCGAACGTGGTGATGGTCGGGTCCGCTTCCAGTGCGGCCTCGAACCTGTCGAAATCACCGCCCGCCGCCCAGAAGAGGTGGCGCAGGGGAATCGCGTCCGACGCGTCGAGGGTGTCGACGACGACGGACATCCCCGGCGTGCGCTGGAGGGCGTGTGAGAGGACGTCCGAGTCGATATCGAATTCTACGATCATGAGTGTGGTCTCGTGGGGACGGCCCCGGAGGGCACCGCACCGGTCAGTCCGTAGACACGCTACGACGCCGAGTGACTTGAGCGCTCTGACGCGGCCGACGACACGCCGGGCGAGCGCCGCGTCGCCGCCGTCGGGGTCAGGCAGGGCCGAAGCTGGCGGGCCGGTCCGCAGAGCCACCCCGTCCAGTCGCAGCGTCAGAGTCAGGACGACGGCCGCCACTCCTCTCGCGGCTCCCGTCGGGTCTCCCCGTCGTCTCCCCCAGTGCCGGCCGGCATCGGTACATCAGTCCAGAGTCGCATAGTGTCCGGGGATGGATATTCAGGGGCTTCGCGGGCGACGCAGCCGCCGAACCGCCGGACGACGCATGAGCATTCTTAAGAACCGGGCACCGCATTTTCCGTCTATATGGAACCACGGGACCTCTCCGCGCACTCCCCGTACGTCCCTGGACGGGGCGTCGAGGAGGTCGCCCGCGACCTCGGCATGGCCCCCGAGGAGTTGACGAAGCTCTCTTCGAACGAGAACCCCCACGGCCCGAGTCCCGCGGCCGTCGAGGTGCTCCGCGAGTACGCCCCGAAGGTGCACGTCTACCCGAAAGCCTCGCACACGGACCTCACGGAGCGACTCGCGACGGAGTGGGACGTCGAGCCGACACAGGTGTGGGTCTCCGCCGGTGCCGACGGCTCGCTCGATTACCTCTCCCGCGCGATGCTCGACCCCGGCGACCGCGTCCTCGTTCCCGACCCCGGCTTCTCCTACTACGGCATGACCGCCCGCTACCACCACGGAACCGTCGCCTCCTACCCGCTCTCGAAGGCGGACGACTTCGAACAGACGGCCGCGGGAATCCTGGATGCGTACGACAGCGAGCGAATCGTCTACGTGACGACGCCGCACAACCCGACGGGGAGCGAACTCCCCCGCGCCGAACTCGTCACCCTCCTCGACCGGGTCGACGAGCACACCCTCGTGGTCGTCGACGAGGCCTACGGCGAGTACGCCGACGTCGAGAGCGCCGCCGGCCTCCTTGACGACCACGACAACCTCGCCGTCACCCGGACGTTCTCGAAGGCGTACGGGCTCGCTGGACTCCGCATCGGGTACGCGCTCGTCCCCGCCGCGTGGGGTGAGACGTACGCCCGCGTGAACACGCCGTTCGCGGCGAACGAACTCGCCTGTCGTGCCGCCCGCGCGGCGCTCGACGACGACGACCACCTCGAGAAGAGCGTCGAGACCGCCCGCTGGGGCCGCGACTACCTCCGTGAGGAACTCGACGCACACACCTGGGAGAGCGCGGGTAACTTCGTCCTCGCCGAGGTCGGCGACGCCTCCGCCGTCGCGGACGCGAGCCAGCGCGCTGGCGTCATCGTCCGCGACTGCTCCTCGTTCGGGCTGCCCGGATGTATCCGCATCTCGACGGGCACCCGCGAGGGAACGAAGCGCGCCGTCGAGGTGCTCAACCGGGTCGCCCGCGAGGTGACCGAGGCGTGAGAGTCGCCCTGACCGGGACGCCCGGGACGGGGAAGACGACGGCCTCGGAACGACTCCCGTACGATGTCGTCCACCTCAACGACGTGGTTCGCGAGCACGACCTCTGGACCGAACGGGACGCCGACCGCGACTCGCTCGTCGTCGACGTCGAGGCGCTGGCGGCGTGGGTCGACGAGTACGTGGCATCGAGCGACGCCGACGTCGTGCTTCTCGAGTCGCACCTCGCACACCTCCTCGACGTCGACCGCGTCGTGGTCCTCCGATGTCGCCCCGACCTGCTCGAGTCGCGCCTCCGCGAACGGGGTGAGAACGCGGCGAAGGCTCGCGAGAACGCAGAGCCGGCAGAGCCGTCTCAAGCGCTCGCTCGCAAGGCTCGCGAGAACGCCGAGAGCGAGGCGCTCGACGTCGTCCTCTCCGAGTCCGTGCGCGACCACGGCGCGGAGGCGGTGTACGAGGTCGATACGACGGACCGGACGCCCGAGGCCGTCGCCGCCGACGTCGAAGCCGCCGTCGAGGGCGACCGGGAGCCCTCGGCCGGCACGGTCGACTTCACCGAGTACCTCCAGCGATGACGCTCGACAGGCTTCGGCCGGTCGCCACACGCGCGCTCGGCCCCTTCGTCAGCGCCGCCGACGCGCTCGGTCTCACCCCGAACGGGGTGAGTGTCATCGCATTCGGCGTCGCCGTCGCCGCGGGCGGCGTCTTCTATCTGGCGACCCCCTTCGCGTACGTCGTCGGCGCGGTCTGTGTCTTCCTCAACGGCTGGCTCGACCTCGTCGACGGCGCGTTGGCTCGCGAACAGGGCGTCGCCAGCGACGCCGGGGACTTCCTCGACCACGTGTTGGACCGCTACGCCGACATCGTCATCATCGCCGGCCTCGCCGCCGGCGTCGGGCGATATGGCCTCGGCTTCGCGGCGGTCACGGGCGTCGTGATGACCTCCTATTTGGGAACACAGATTCAGGCCGTCGGCCTCGGCCGGGCCTACGGCGGTCTCGTCGGTCGAGCCGACCGCCTCGCGCTCATGGGGCTCACGGCTGTCGTCGCCGCCGTCGTGTCGGAGCCGCTGGTCTCGGGGCTCACCGTCGTCGGCCTCCTGCTCGCGTTCTTCGCCGTCGTCGGCCACCTCACCGCGCTCCAGCGTTTCTGGGGTGCGTGGTCAGACCTGACGTAAGTGGTGTCGGTGTTTCGGGCGGTGGTCGAAGGAACTGTGCTGAACCCGACGTACAGCGGGTCGCTCCCGACACCTCTGGCGCACCTTTTATACACAGGGCTCTGTTACTGTGGGTATGCCCCAGTGCGAGATGTGCGGCGCCTCCAAGTCGTCGCTCACTACCGTCAAGGTCGAAGGTGCCAAACTGGACCTCTGCGACGAGTGCAAGGACTTCGGCACCGAGGTCCGCACTGAGTCGTCCTCCTCGGCGTCCAGCAAGTACTCGACCTCCTCGTCGTCGGGGAAGGCCTCCTCTTCGTCGTCTTCGTCCTCGTCGGACGGTTCGTCGAAGCGGCGCCGGCGAGACATGTTCGACGACATGGACGAGATCGCGACGGACTACGACCAGCAGGTTCGACAGGCCCGAGAGAGCCGCGGGCTGAGCCAGCAAGACCTCGCGAACGAACTCAACGAGAAGACCAGCCTCATCCGGAAGATCGAACGCGGCGACGTCCTCCCGAGCGACAGCGTGCGCAAGAAGCTCGAACGCAAGCTCGAGGTGTCGCTCACCGAGGGACCGAGCGGCGACGACGACGAGAGCGAGTGGTCTTCGGGCTCGTCGACGAAGACGACTCTCGGCGACGTGGTCAAGCGGAAGGACTGAGCGCGCACGTCGTCGCCGTCTCGCTTTCTCCCTGCTCGTGAGCGTCGCGGTCGACCAAGACTTATATCTCCAGCTTCGGTGCGGTGTGGCATGGCATCACCAGCCCACGAGGAGTTCACGCTCGGCGCTGCACAGGTCGCACCGGTGTACCACGACAAGGAAGGAACACTGGACCGAACCATCGAGTGGATCGAACGCGCCGGCCGGGAGGACGTCGACCTGCTCGTCTTCCCCGAGACGTACTTCCCGGGCTATCCGTACTGGCGACGGAGCACGTCCATCTCGCGGTGGACGGACCTCGTCGTCGACCTCTCGAAGCACTCGCTTTCGGTCGACAGCGAGACCGTCGAACGCATCGGCGAGGCGGTCGACGACGCGAACCTCCACCTCGTGCTCGGGACCAACGAACGAAGCGACCGGCGAGGGTCGGAGACGCTGTACAACTCGCTGTTCTTCTTCGACCGTTCTGGGAGACTCGTGCGACGCCACCGGAAGCTGATGCCGACTCACGACGAGCGGACCATCTGGGGACGCGGCGACCCCTCAAGCCTCACTACCCACGACACCGACATCGGACGCGTGGGTGGCCTCGTCTGCTACGAGAACCACATGACGCTGTCGAAGGCGGCGCTGTGTGCGATGGGTGAGGAGATTCACGCGGCGGCGTGGCCCGGCTTCTGGGAGCAACGCGGCCATCCTGGCGACAAGACCGGTGCGGAGTCCGCCGCGGCGAAGGACACCTGTGACATCTATCCCGCCGTCCGCGAGTACGCCTTCGAGACACAGTCGTTCGTCGCCTCCTGCTCGGCGTACATGGACGACACCGTCCCCGAGCAGTTCGACGAGGACGAACTCGGCTTCGGCGTCGGCAACGGCGGGAGCATGCTCGTCAATCCGGCGGGCATCGTCAAGGCCGGCCCTGTCGTCGGCGAGGAGGCGCTGCTCACCGCCGACTTCCACCGCGACGAGCGGCGGGCCACGAAAGCGTACTTCGACGCGATGGGCCACTACGCGCGGTGGGACGCCGTCTCACTGCAGGTGTCGGACGAGACGCTCGACCCGATTCGGCCGGCGGACGGCACGCCGTCCCGCGCTCGACTGTCCGCTCACCGGGCGGAGGAACTCGCGACGGAGTACGACGTACCGGTCGAGGCCGTCGAGGACGTCGCCGAGGCGCTCCGCGAGTAACTGCGGACGAGACAGGGCCGAGGCGGACGTTCAAGTGCGATCCCGACCCCACCTCGCCGCGTGACGTAGCGACCGACGCGCGGCGAACAGCGGGCGTCCGGGCCGACGCCGCGCGAGCGAGGTGCCCGGCTGTCAGCCCCTCTCGGGCCTCGGTGCTCCCACAGCGCCGCTGTGCCGCCGCCGAGACGTGAAGCTATTTATCCGAGCCAGAGTGAAGACTCATCTGCATGTTCATTCTGGTGAACCTCAAGGCGTACCCCTGCGACCCCGTCGCGGTCGCGGAGGCCGCCCGTGACGTCGCCGAGGAGTCCGGTATCCGAATCGCGGTCTCCCCGCAGGCCGCACACATCGAACGCGTCGCCGAGACGGGCGTCGAGACGTGGGCGCAGCACGTCTCACCGAACGCGCACGGCTCGCACACGGGGAGCACGCTCGCCGAGGCAGTCGCGGAGGCGGGCGCGGTCGGTACCCTCCTGAACCACTCCGAGAACCGGCTGAAGCTCGCCGATATCGACGCCTCGCTCGACGCGGCCGAGCGTGCCGGCCTCGAGACGTGCGTCTGCGGCAACAACCCCGAGCAGATCGGGGCCGTCGCCGCGCTGGGTCCCGATTCGGTCGCCGTCGAGCCGCCGGAGCTCATCGGCGGCGACGTGTCGGTTTCGACCGCCGACCCCGACATCGTCGTCGACGCGGTCGACGCCGCTGGCGCCGTCGACGAGGACGTCGACGTCTACTGCGGGGCCGGTGTCTCGACCGGTGACGACGTCGTCGCCGCCCAGGACCTCGGCGCGACGGGTATCCTCCTCGCGTCGGGCGTCGCCAAGGCCGACGACCCCCGTGCGGCGCTGGAAGACCTCGTCGCGGGACTGTAAGTCGCACCGATCACTCGAGTCAGTTCCCGTTTCTCGTCCGGTGTCTGTCGCCGAGGTGGTCTCTCGCCGACCTCAGTCTGCGGTCGACTCGGCTTCGTCGGCGTCCTCGGCAGCGACCGCCTCGTCGGTGAACACCGCCTCGACCGCCTCGACGGCCTCGTCGAACGAGTCGGGGTGAAGCCGATGCGCGTACTCGTTCCGAACGTGGTCGGGGAGCGCGTAGGCGTACTTGCCTCGACCGGCGTGTCTGACGAATCCGGCCTTTCGAAGCGCGCGGTTCCGCGCGTACGCGACCTTGTGGTCGCCCGGCCCGCCCGCAGCGACCTGTGCGGTGACCGGGTCCCCGATTCCCTGTGACTGGTAGTGGGCGAGCATCCGGCGGGTGACTGCGTCGAACTCGGCCAGCTGTGCTCTGAGCTCGCCGGCGACGGTGCCGACTTCGCCGTCGGGAAGCGGTGGCGACGCGATGTTGAACGTCTCCGTCGACGCGTCGGTGTCTGTCTCGGGCTCAGTGCTGGCTGTGACCGACACCAGCCGTTCCCCACCAGTCGACTCGCCGTTCGTCGCTCCCGACGGTTCGTCGTCGTTGTCGGCCATCTCCGGGTCAGCGGCGAGCGGGAACGGCACGTCCGAGTCAGGGTCTGCACTCGCCGCGGCGTTGACGGCTGCCTCCTCGTCAGCAGCAGTGACCGCGTCCAGTGCCTTCTCGAACGCCTGGCTGGAGTCGTCTCCTCCGTCGTCTCCAGTCGCGGCCGTCGCCTCGTCAGTCGATGCCGTCGACTCTGCCTCGTACTCACGGAGCGCTCGCTGGTGCTCGTCGGGCCGATCGAGGTTTCGGCCGTTCCCACCACGATAGGGTGCCTCGGCCTTCTGGAACATCGCCTGTGCCATCTGGTCGGCGAACCGCCGCAGGTCGCGCGCCTCCTCCAGTTCGCGTTCGAGTTCCGCGATTCGGTGCTCCTTCTTCTCGAGTTCCTGTCTGAGGTCGGCGAGTTCGGACTCCCGTCGTTCCTTCTCGTCGCTGATAGACCGGAGTTCGTCGACGAGGTCACCGCTGACCGATTTGAGGTCCGGTCGTTCGAAATCTTCGAGCCCGGGGGTCGCACCGGCGTCGAACGTCGTCTTCCGGCGGAACTGGACTCGCCGAATCGACTCCGACCAGTCGGTGACCAGAAAGCCCTCACCGTCGCCCATATCCTCGATGGCGTCGGAGTACTCCTTCCCGAGGATGCGCTTGACCACCTTGGTGTCGTTCCGCCAGGTGAGTCGGTGCCAGACGAGCCAGTCACACTGGGTGATGAAGTCCTTCTTTACGTCGGCGGGTCGCTGAGAGATACCGACGATGCCGAGGCCGTGTTTCCGCCCGCGCTTGCCGACCTTGATGAGCATCTTCCCCGTCTCGTCCATCCCACCACCTTCGGGAATGTACTCGTGGCACTCTTCGACGAGCATCAAGAACGGTTTCTTCAGCTTCTTCTCCTTCGCGAAGAGGTGCCGCGTGGTCTGCAGCAGGAGGGACTTGGCCTGGCTCTCGTCGAGGTAGCCCGAGACGTCGAGGATGATCGGCACGTTCTGCTCGAGCGCCAGCGAGGCGATCTTCTCGGCGTGTTCGGGGTTGACCTGGATGTCACACTCCTCGTCCGCGCCGACGTGGAGGATCTCGAACTGCTCTTTCAGGCCGTAGTACTCGCCGTCGGTGTCGACGACCAGCACCGGAAAGTTCGCCGAGAGCAGTTTCTCGACGACGACCGAGGCTGTGTTCGACTTGCCCGACCCGGACTTCCCCGTGATGAACCCTCTCCCCGTGAGAATCTCGACGGCGGGGAGCGAGACGGTCGTCCCCGGATCAGTCCCGTCACCGCCCGGGCCGGCGCTTACGTCTGCAACTGTGATTGTCTCCCGTTCGGTCATGCGGTCTTGAGGATAGGTAACCGGCCGCGCACAAAGAGGTACGTCAGACGAGCGACTGACGACTGGCTCAGCTGCCCGTCTCGTCGGCGTCGAACTCCGCGAGCGAGGCCTGTCCCGACCGCCGTCGCCGTTCGGACCGACCGTCGGGGCGCAGTCCACCGGCTTTTCCCGCCTCGTCGTCGGTCTCGTACCCGTCGAGCCGGGCCTGTTCACCGGCACCGAACGTGAGGTTCGAGACACGCACACCGACCTTCCGGACGCGCTCGCCCTCGAACTCGGAGAGGAGGTCGAGCGCGACCCGTTCGACGAGGCCAGGGTCGTCGACCGGCCCCGACAGCGAGCGTTCCCGCGTGTTCACGTCGAACGGCGGCGTGACGACCTTCACACCGATGGTGCGGTACGTCGCTCCGCGGTCCGTCGCCCGCGTCGCCACGTCGCTCGCGAGCGTTCTGACCCGCTCGCGGACGCGCTCGGACTCGTCGGTAGCCTCGGTGAACGCCGACTCCCGCGAGAGGCTCTTGGGGCGTCCCGTCGGTTCGACGACCCGGTCGTCGTCGCCGCGCGCACGACGGTGCAGCGACACCCCGCGGTCGCCGAACCGCTCTCGCAACACTGTCGGGTCCGCCTCGCCGAGGTCGCCGGCCGTCTCGATTCCCATCTCGCGGAGGTCGCGCGCGGTGACCGGACCCACGCCGTGAATCTCGTCGACGGGAAGCGGTGCGAGAAACGACCGCAGTTCGCTCGGCGGGACGGCGACGAGACCGTCGGGTTTGTCGTGGTCGGAGGCGACCTTCGCCGTGGACATGTTCGGCGCGACGCCGACGCTCGCCGGCACGCCGACCTCCCGACTGATGCGCTGTTTGACGTACCGCCCGTACCCTTCGGCCAGTGTTCTGCCGTCCGCGCCGGCACGCTCCCACGACGTCCGCTCGGAGACGTCCAGATACGCCTCGTCGATGCTCACCTCCCGGACGACGTCGGCGCAGTCGCGGAGGACCGTCTTGACCGCCGCGGCCACCTCGCGGTAGTAGTCGAGGTCGACCGGGAGGTAGTGACCCTCGCCACCGTCTTCGACCCGGGGGAGGACGTCGAGCGCCTGCGAGATGGGTTGGGCGCTGTCGATGCCGAACGCCCGCGCCTCGTAGCTCGCCGTCGCCACTGCGCCGTGGGTCTCGCCCGGTTCGAACCCCATCCCGACCACGACCGGCTCGCCGTCGAGTTCGGGGTGTCGCCGGCGCTCGCAGGAGGCGTAGAAGCAGTCCATATCGACGTGGAGGACGACGCGTGCCTCGGTCTCCGCGGCGGGCGGACCAGCGAAGGGGTCGTCCGGGTCAGCCATCACGCGTTCGTACTCACTCGAGGCTACTGAGCGTTCCCAAAGCGGAGTGAAACTAAACGACCGGGCGGGGCCGAGTCGCGTCGAGGACGGGTCGGTTACTTCAGTCGTTCCTGGAGGAACGAGGGGTGAGCGGCGGTGACACCCTCGATGGTGAGGATATCCTCGGCGATGATGTCGCCGAGGGCGTTGCCGTCGGCGGCGCGGACTTCGGCCATCAGCATGTGGTCACCCGAGGAGGTGTACAACGATTCGACGGAATCGAGCGCCTTCAGCGCCCGTGTCGCCTCGACGTAGCGTTCGGAGGCGACGTCGATTCCCACCATCGCGATGGACTGCCCCGAGAGCTTCTTCGGGTCGACGTCGGCGGAGTAGCCGACGATGACGCCGTCCTCTTCGAGTTTCTTGATGTACTTGCGAACGGTGGGCTTCGAGACCTCCGCCCGTTCGGCGATGTCGGCGTAGGATGCCTGTGCATCCTCCTCGAGCGCCCGGAGAATCCGCCCCTCTGTAGAGGTAACGTCCATAGCGGTGATTTTTCGTCCGTTAGAAAAATATGTTGCGAATCAGAAAACGTCTCTCGGTCCTGTACAACGCCCGACGGGACCGGGCGGTACACACGGGGGCGGGGTGAAAGAAAACGGCCGACCGAGGGGACCGCGACGCGACCCTAGCGGTGCTTGTCGAGGAACAGGTCGTAGGTCCGCTCCCACTCGTAGTCCTCGTCGAAGTAGCGCTCCGCGAGCGGCTCTTCGGGCATCTCGCCGATGGCGCGCTTCTCCTGACCGTAGGAGGGTCGCTCGGAGTCGACGTAGTACCGGCCGGTG
It contains:
- a CDS encoding helix-turn-helix domain-containing protein, whose amino-acid sequence is MIVEFDIDSDVLSHALQRTPGMSVVVDTLDASDAIPLRHLFWAAGGDFDRFEAALEADPTITTFEHLAEESDARLYRIQYAAEVPEVEAYRALVDLDGAVLHAENDGQGWFVRLRFPSREAIAAFRERCWAVDFDIHIRAVYDRDQQAPEHRFGLTTAQHETLLTALKTGYFTIPRAASLQDVADDLDVSSQAASERLRRGMKSLVGATLADTEEREPVESIEVDR
- a CDS encoding multiprotein bridging factor aMBF1, translated to MPQCEMCGASKSSLTTVKVEGAKLDLCDECKDFGTEVRTESSSSASSKYSTSSSSGKASSSSSSSSSDGSSKRRRRDMFDDMDEIATDYDQQVRQARESRGLSQQDLANELNEKTSLIRKIERGDVLPSDSVRKKLERKLEVSLTEGPSGDDDESEWSSGSSTKTTLGDVVKRKD
- the dinB gene encoding DNA polymerase IV, with the translated sequence MADPDDPFAGPPAAETEARVVLHVDMDCFYASCERRRHPELDGEPVVVGMGFEPGETHGAVATASYEARAFGIDSAQPISQALDVLPRVEDGGEGHYLPVDLDYYREVAAAVKTVLRDCADVVREVSIDEAYLDVSERTSWERAGADGRTLAEGYGRYVKQRISREVGVPASVGVAPNMSTAKVASDHDKPDGLVAVPPSELRSFLAPLPVDEIHGVGPVTARDLREMGIETAGDLGEADPTVLRERFGDRGVSLHRRARGDDDRVVEPTGRPKSLSRESAFTEATDESERVRERVRTLASDVATRATDRGATYRTIGVKVVTPPFDVNTRERSLSGPVDDPGLVERVALDLLSEFEGERVRKVGVRVSNLTFGAGEQARLDGYETDDEAGKAGGLRPDGRSERRRRSGQASLAEFDADETGS
- a CDS encoding GMC family oxidoreductase — its product is MADGRQPSPRADVCVVGSGPAGALVACRLAEAGHDVVVLEAGPRFDGDRENRMETHLRPDMANPWEVGGPRDAYAASGPRHYPLNAARVKGVGGSTLHWHGMVMRLHERDFEMRSRYGVGTDWPLSYADLRPHYREAEREMGVAGALDNPYAPPRAEPFPLPAFPPSYSDSLFAPACERLGIDMHSVPNARNSEPYDGRSSCVGYGTCKPVCPSGAKYTAETHVARAVDAGARIIDRAPVQRLVHDDTGETVDAAVYATPDGTEYEQTARRFVVAAGGVETPRLLLLSRSETYPDGLANSSGAVGRYFMDHLFAGMGGRLDVDTRQHHVGFNTSESHQFYDDTEPVNGLKLEFLNYAGPTVAGAALSSGTWGDELRDELDEVYGTQIGMGALVEQFPRRENRVTLDASVRDDHGNPVPDVQWSLDGATKAALTRANELQARVLAELGVEVEWRVGPENTGPAFHHMGTTRMGTDPDESVVDASLRTHDLSNLWLVGSSVFPTGGAMNPTLTIAALALRASEALAEGL
- a CDS encoding CDP-alcohol phosphatidyltransferase family protein is translated as MTLDRLRPVATRALGPFVSAADALGLTPNGVSVIAFGVAVAAGGVFYLATPFAYVVGAVCVFLNGWLDLVDGALAREQGVASDAGDFLDHVLDRYADIVIIAGLAAGVGRYGLGFAAVTGVVMTSYLGTQIQAVGLGRAYGGLVGRADRLALMGLTAVVAAVVSEPLVSGLTVVGLLLAFFAVVGHLTALQRFWGAWSDLT
- a CDS encoding adenylate kinase family protein; this encodes MRVALTGTPGTGKTTASERLPYDVVHLNDVVREHDLWTERDADRDSLVVDVEALAAWVDEYVASSDADVVLLESHLAHLLDVDRVVVLRCRPDLLESRLRERGENAAKARENAEPAEPSQALARKARENAESEALDVVLSESVRDHGAEAVYEVDTTDRTPEAVAADVEAAVEGDREPSAGTVDFTEYLQR
- the lrpA1 gene encoding HTH-type transcriptional regulator LrpA1 — its product is MDVTSTEGRILRALEEDAQASYADIAERAEVSKPTVRKYIKKLEEDGVIVGYSADVDPKKLSGQSIAMVGIDVASERYVEATRALKALDSVESLYTSSGDHMLMAEVRAADGNALGDIIAEDILTIEGVTAAHPSFLQERLK
- a CDS encoding ATP-binding protein, which encodes MTERETITVADVSAGPGGDGTDPGTTVSLPAVEILTGRGFITGKSGSGKSNTASVVVEKLLSANFPVLVVDTDGEYYGLKEQFEILHVGADEECDIQVNPEHAEKIASLALEQNVPIILDVSGYLDESQAKSLLLQTTRHLFAKEKKLKKPFLMLVEECHEYIPEGGGMDETGKMLIKVGKRGRKHGLGIVGISQRPADVKKDFITQCDWLVWHRLTWRNDTKVVKRILGKEYSDAIEDMGDGEGFLVTDWSESIRRVQFRRKTTFDAGATPGLEDFERPDLKSVSGDLVDELRSISDEKERRESELADLRQELEKKEHRIAELERELEEARDLRRFADQMAQAMFQKAEAPYRGGNGRNLDRPDEHQRALREYEAESTASTDEATAATGDDGGDDSSQAFEKALDAVTAADEEAAVNAAASADPDSDVPFPLAADPEMADNDDEPSGATNGESTGGERLVSVTASTEPETDTDASTETFNIASPPLPDGEVGTVAGELRAQLAEFDAVTRRMLAHYQSQGIGDPVTAQVAAGGPGDHKVAYARNRALRKAGFVRHAGRGKYAYALPDHVRNEYAHRLHPDSFDEAVEAVEAVFTDEAVAAEDADEAESTAD
- a CDS encoding carbon-nitrogen hydrolase family protein, coding for MASPAHEEFTLGAAQVAPVYHDKEGTLDRTIEWIERAGREDVDLLVFPETYFPGYPYWRRSTSISRWTDLVVDLSKHSLSVDSETVERIGEAVDDANLHLVLGTNERSDRRGSETLYNSLFFFDRSGRLVRRHRKLMPTHDERTIWGRGDPSSLTTHDTDIGRVGGLVCYENHMTLSKAALCAMGEEIHAAAWPGFWEQRGHPGDKTGAESAAAKDTCDIYPAVREYAFETQSFVASCSAYMDDTVPEQFDEDELGFGVGNGGSMLVNPAGIVKAGPVVGEEALLTADFHRDERRATKAYFDAMGHYARWDAVSLQVSDETLDPIRPADGTPSRARLSAHRAEELATEYDVPVEAVEDVAEALRE
- the hisC gene encoding histidinol-phosphate transaminase; amino-acid sequence: MEPRDLSAHSPYVPGRGVEEVARDLGMAPEELTKLSSNENPHGPSPAAVEVLREYAPKVHVYPKASHTDLTERLATEWDVEPTQVWVSAGADGSLDYLSRAMLDPGDRVLVPDPGFSYYGMTARYHHGTVASYPLSKADDFEQTAAGILDAYDSERIVYVTTPHNPTGSELPRAELVTLLDRVDEHTLVVVDEAYGEYADVESAAGLLDDHDNLAVTRTFSKAYGLAGLRIGYALVPAAWGETYARVNTPFAANELACRAARAALDDDDHLEKSVETARWGRDYLREELDAHTWESAGNFVLAEVGDASAVADASQRAGVIVRDCSSFGLPGCIRISTGTREGTKRAVEVLNRVAREVTEA
- the tpiA gene encoding triose-phosphate isomerase, with product MFILVNLKAYPCDPVAVAEAARDVAEESGIRIAVSPQAAHIERVAETGVETWAQHVSPNAHGSHTGSTLAEAVAEAGAVGTLLNHSENRLKLADIDASLDAAERAGLETCVCGNNPEQIGAVAALGPDSVAVEPPELIGGDVSVSTADPDIVVDAVDAAGAVDEDVDVYCGAGVSTGDDVVAAQDLGATGILLASGVAKADDPRAALEDLVAGL